The following are from one region of the Nerophis ophidion isolate RoL-2023_Sa linkage group LG20, RoL_Noph_v1.0, whole genome shotgun sequence genome:
- the LOC133539056 gene encoding probable ATP-dependent RNA helicase DDX5, translated as MPGFSDRDRGRDRGYGGGPPRFGGGGRGGPPPAKFGNPGDRLRKRHWNLDQLPKFQKNFYHEHPDTSRRSLQEVEQYRRSKEVTVKGGDCPKPIVKFHEAAFPSHVMDVIVKQNWVEPTSIQAQGWPVALGGKDMVGIAQTGSGKTLAYLLPAIVHIQHQPFLEHGDGPICLVLAPTRELAQQVQQVAAEYGRASRLKSTCIYGGAPKGPQMRDLERGVEICIATPGRLIDFLECAKTNLRRCTYLVLDEADRMLDMGFEPQIRKIVEQIRPDRQTLMWSATWPKEVRQLAEDFLKDYVQINVGALQLSANHNILQIVDVCNDVEKEDKLMRLLEEIMSEKENKTIIFVETKRRCDEITRRMRRDGWPAMGIHGDKSQQERDWVLNEFRYGKAPILIATDVASRGLDVEDVKFVINYDYPNSSEDYIHRIGRTARSQKTGTAYTFFTPNNGKQASDLISVLREANQAINPKLIQMAEDRGGRGRGGRGGYKDERRDRYSGGGRRDNFGGGSYRENDRGFGNGPKGGFGGKVQNGGGGGYRGNSGSYGHSYSNGGQGSFGAPSHQGASFGNQSFQGPPHFGAMQRPAQNGMKSPFPFASQPSLAPPPPPPMPYPLPPPFPQ; from the exons GTATGGTGGGGGACCTCCTCGTTTTGGAGGCGGTGGCAGAGGTGGACCTCCCCCTGCAAAGTTTGGCAACCCCGGTGACAGGCTAAGAAAGAGGCACTGGAACCTTGATCAACTTCCGAAGTTTCAAAAGAACTTCTACCACGAACATCCAGACACCAGCCGGAGATCTCTT CAAGAGGTTGAGCAGTACAGAAGAAGTAAAGAAGTTACGGTCAAAGGCGGAGATTGCCCCAAACCAATCGTAAAGTTCCATGAAGCAGCTTTTCCAA GCCACGTCATGGATGTCATTGTAAAGCAGAACTGGGTGGAACCAACCTCCATCCAAGCTCAGGGCTGGCCAGTGGCTCTTGGTGGCAAAGACATGGTTGGCATCGCTCAAACCGGCTCTGGGAAAACCCTGGCA TACCTTCTACCCGCTATTGTGCACATCCAACATCAACCCTTCCTGGAGCATGGCGATGGTCCTATT TGCTTGGTGTTGGCGCCGACCCGCGAGCTTGCTCAGCAGGTGCAGCAAGTTGCCGCTGAGTATGGCAGGGCCTCACGTCTCAAGAGCACCTGCATCTATGGCGGGGCCCCCAAAGGGCCACAAATGAGGGATCTGGAGAGAG GGGTGGAGATTTGCATCGCTACGCCTGGTCGTCTCATTGACTTCCTGGAGTGCGCAAAAACTAATTTGCGCCGCTGCACCTATCTGGTGCTTGACGAGGCCGACCGCATGCTTGACATGGGATTTGAACCGCAGATACGCAAGATTGTGGAACAAATCCGA CCAGACCGTCAGACCCTGATGTGGAGCGCCACATGGCCCAAAGAAGTCCGGCAGCTGGCCGAGGATTTCCTGAAAGACTATGTGCAGATCAACGTTGGAGCGCTGCAGCTCAGCGCCAACCACAACATCCTGCAGATAGTGGATGTCTGCAACGACGTGGAGAAGGAGGACAA GCTGATGCGCTTGCTGGAGGAGATCATGAGTGAAAAAGAGAACAAGACCATTATATTCGTGGAGACTAAAAGGCGCTGCGATGAGATCACCAGGAGGATGAGAAGGGACGG TTGGCCAGCTATGGGGATTCACGGAGACAAGAGCCAGCAGGAGAGAGACTGGGTCCTGAATG AATTCCGATACGGCAAAGCGCCGATCCTCATCGCTACGGACGTGGCCTCCCGTGGTCTAG ATGTGGAGGATGTCAAATTTGTCATCAATTATGACTACCCTAACTCCTCCGAGGACTATATCCACCGCATTGGACGCACGGCCCGCAGTCAAAAAACGGGCACGGCTTACACCTTCTTCACGCCCAACAACGGGAAGCAGGCCAGTGACCTCATCTCTGTGCTGCGGGAGGCCAACCAGGCCATTAACCCCAAGCTCATCCAGATGGCAGAGGACAGAGGAG GTCGCGGAAGAGGAGGACGAGGTGGCTACAAAGACGAGCGTCGAGATAGGTACTCCGGAGGTGGGAGACGAGATAACTTTGGTGGCGGTAGCTACAGGGAAAACGATAGAGGGTTTGGAAATGGGCCAAAGGGTGGCTTTGGGGGCAAGGTGCAaaatggcggcggcggcggctacAGAGGCAACAGTGGTAGTTATGGTCACAGTTACAGCAATGGTGGTCAAGGCAGCTTTGGTGCGCCGTCCCATCAGGGGGCTTCCTTTGGGAACCAAAGCTTTCAGGGGCCCCCTCACTTCGGGGCCATGCAGAGGCCTGCCCAGAATGGCATGAAAAGCCCGTTTCCTTTTGCCTCTCAGCCCTCACTGGCACCCCCACCTCCACCTCCCATGCCCTACCCCTTACCTCCACCCTTCCCACAGTAG